A genome region from Panicum virgatum strain AP13 chromosome 4K, P.virgatum_v5, whole genome shotgun sequence includes the following:
- the LOC120702496 gene encoding NAC domain-containing protein 43-like, with protein sequence MSISVNGQSVVPPGFRFHPTEEELLTYYLKKKVASERIDLDVIRDVDLNKLEPWDIQEKCRIGSGPQNDWYFFSHKDKKYPTGTRTNRATAAGFWKATGRDKAIHTSARRIGMRKTLVFYKGRAPHGQKSDWIMHEYRLELDDAAHPATAAGDPYYPSPPPSAAIRAGDQAAAQEQEGWVICRVFKKKNLLHHGQSSGGGGATASATDGAHAAASKMAAPMEGSPSNCSSVTVSDHAKAPQVLHHSASDDALDHILQYMGTCRLCSSSKHHQADTKPALLDHHHLAATTTAAACHGSSLYGRFMKLPPLEHAGGGGALLPSPGEYGPADASGIADWDTLDRLAASYELNGLSDASKTMAAFFDDPTGTAGAAAFSAAAHATVAGDGDLWSLARSVSSSLHADLMNNV encoded by the exons ATGAGCATCTCGGTGAACGGGCAGTCCGTGGTGCCGCCGGGGTTCCGGTTCCACCCCACGGAGGAGGAGCTGCTCACCTACTACCTCAAGAAGAAGGTGGCCTCGGAGCGCATCGACCTCGACGTCATCCGCGACGTCGACCTCAACAAGCTCGAGCCATGGGACATCCAAG AGAAGTGCCGCATCGGGTCGGGCCCCCAGAACGACTGGTACTTCTTCAGCCACAAGGACAAGAAGTACCCGACGGGGACGCGCACGAaccgcgccacggcggcggggttcTGGAAGGCCACCGGCCGCGACAAGGCCATCcacacctccgcccgccgcatCGGCATGCGCAAGACGCTCGTCTTCTACAAGGGCCGCGCCCCGCACGGCCAGAAGTCCGACTGGATCATGCACGAGTACCGCCTCGAGCTTGACGACGCCGCccaccccgccaccgccgccggcgacccctactacccctcgccgccgccgtccgccgca ATCCGCGCCGGagaccaggcggcggcgcaggagcagGAGGGGTGGGTCATCTGCCGggtgttcaagaagaagaacctCCTGCACCACGGccagagcagcggcggcggtggcgccaccGCGTCGGCGACAGACGGCGCCCACGCGGCGGCCTCCAAGATGGCGGCGCCCATGGAGGGCAGCCCGAGCAACTGCTCGTCGGTGACGGTCAGCGACCACGCCAAGGCGCCGCAGGTGCTCCACCACTCCGCCAGCGACGACGCGCTCGACCACATCCTCCAGTACATGGGCACCTGCAGgctctgcagcagcagcaagcaccACCAGGCCGACACCAAGCCCGCGCTGCTGGATCACCACCACCTGGCCGCAACtactacggcggcggcgtgccacGGCAGCAGCCTCTACGGGAGGTTCATGAAACTCCCGCCCCTcgagcacgccggcggcggcggcgccctgctcCCGAGCCCGGGCGAGTACGGCCCCGCCGACGCATCGGGGATCGCCGACTGGGACACGCTGGATCGGCTGGCCGCGTCGTACGAGCTCAACGGCCTCTCCGACGCGTCCAAGACCATGGCCGCCTTCTTCGACGATCCCAccggcaccgccggcgccgcggccttctccgccgccgcgcacgcgaccgtcgccggcgacggcgaccttTGGAGCCTCGCACGGTCGGTGTCGTCGTCGTTGCACGCGGACTTGATGAACAACGTGTAG
- the LOC120702497 gene encoding glucan endo-1,3-beta-glucosidase 14-like, translated as MPRPLLPLRSTPPLQEAAAAMALRLVLAAAFAVLAPDLAAAGAPALGINYGQVADNLPPPQAAAVLLRALNATRVKLYDADSRVLSAFAGSGADFTVSLPDRLVPRLASDPSAASAWVRANILPHLPATSITAVTVGNEVLTGTDATMLRSLLPAMQALHAALAACNLTSRVAVTTAHSLAVLSSSFPPSAAAFRRDVLPYMSPLLGFLAKTGAPFLVNAYPYFAYKADPDRVDLSYVLFEPNAGVPDAATGLRYGNMLHAQVDAVRAAICRANYGKALEIRVSETGWPSQGDEDEAGATPENAARYNGNLMRLVAQGKGTPAAPGEPLQVYLFALFNEDQKPGPASERHYGLFKPDGTPAYDVGVRAPTISGWKGSGNNGTGGGAGLVVSQGPGGADGVGPGTGYYTVSAAASKVKRRRRCVESLVAAAVLAMESGLWWS; from the exons ATGCCAAGGCCTCTGCTCCCACTCCGCTCCACTCCACCTCTCCAGGAAGCCGCCGCTGCGATGGCgctccggctcgtgctcgccgccgcATTCGCCGTCCTCGCACCggatctggcggcggcgggcgccccGGCGCTGGGGATCAACTACGGCCAGGTCGCGGAcaacctgccgccgccgcaggcggcggcggtgctcctccgcgcgctcaacgccaCCAGGGTCAAGCTCTACGACGCGGACTCACGCGTGCTCAGCGCCTTCGCGGGCTCCGGCGCCGACTTCACCGTCAGCCTGCCCGACCGCCTCGTCCCGCGGCTGGCGTCGGACCCCTCCGCGGCCTCCGCGTGGGTACGCGCCAACATCCTGCCGCACCTCCCCGCGACGTCGATCACCGCGGTCACCGTCGGCAACGAGGTGCTCACGGGCACCGACGCCACGATGCTCCGGTCCCTGCTCCCGGCCATGCAGGCCCTCCACGCGGCGCTCGCCGCGTGCAACCTGACCTCCCGCGTGGCGGTCACCACGGCGCACTCCCTCGCCGTgctgtcgtcgtcgttcccgccgtcggccgccgcgtTCCGGCGCGACGTGCTCCCGTACATGTCTCCGCTCTTGGGCTTCCTCGCCAAGACCGGCGCGCCGTTCCTCGTCAACGCGTACCCCTACTTCGCGTACAAGGCGGACCCGGACCGGGTGGATCTCAGCTACGTGCTGTTCGAGCCCAACGCCGGCGTGCCCGACGCCGCCACGGGGCTGCGCTACGGCAACATGCTGCACGCGCAGGTGGACGCCGTGCGCGCGGCCATCTGCCGGGCCAACTACGGCAAGGCCCTGGAGATCCGGGTGTCGGAGACCGGGTGGCCGTCGCAGGGCGACGAGGACGAGGCCGGCGCGACGCCCGAGAACGCGGCGAGGTACAACGGCAACCTGATGCGGCTGGTGGCGCAGGGGAAGGGCACCCCGGCCGCGCCCGGCGAGCCGCTGCAGGTGTACTTGTTCGCGCTCTTCAACGAGGACCAGAAGCCCGGGCCGGCGTCGGAGAGGCACTACGGGCTGTTCAAGCCCGACGGCACGCCGGCGTACGACGTCGGCGTCAGGGCGCCGACCATCAGCGGCTGGAAGGGGAGCGGCAATAatggcacgggcggcggcgccgggctggTGGTGTCGCAAGggcccggcggcgccgacggcgtAGGGCCGGGCACCGGGTACTACACCGTGTCGGCAGCGGCGAGCAAG gtgaagaggcggcggcggtgcgtggAGAGCTTGGTGGCGGCTGCCGTCCTGGCCATGGAGTCTGGGCTCTGGTGGTCATGA